ACTAGTCTTAATCCATTATAAAAGCCAAAActgaacaaaaaacaaataaaggatGAAACAAAATTTGCTATATAGATAGAAAAATGCATAAACAAGTTCATATAGAAAGCAATTTCTTCTTACCAGTTTGGGTTCCGGAACAATCCAATGCAATCCAGTCATAAGCTTTAACATAAGCAGAACCATACAACAGCTTACTCAACACTGTCATTTCTGGGTGATCATGAAGAGGAAATACTTTTCCTGCTGGAAGACAGAACACACCCATCTGCATGTTCTTCAAATTATCAGTCACAAGGGTCCTTAAATCTCATTCCAACATTAACAAAAGAAGCAATTCAAATACTGTATTTCTAGTTTCTGAACTCACAGAGAAATTGTCACATTCATGAATGTGAATGTATGTAATCTCAGAGAAACTTTGTCCACAAACCAGTCCCTTGCTGCTATCACCACTTGCATCTGACAAAGGAGAATCACACATCCCCAACTCGTCGATTCCCAAATCCATAGCTTCAATCTTGTCTGcaaattaattgaataaaaacatTTGAATTATATGGAAACTGATATCTACAGAGGTTAGGATTTGTGAATTAgaagaataatgaaaaaaacaaatgaacaaatGTGCACAACCTAGCAAATCTTTTACATAATGGATTTGTTGAAAAGTTGGAAGCTCCTTTTGAGAGAACAGGGCATGAGAAGCATCATAAAGCATTTGAATTTTGCTCTTTTCCATTGTTTCAGGGTGGAGTTTAGCCTTAGTTGGCTATGTTGCGACCAAATTTGAAAGCATCAATGAGATATATCATGTATCAATAAATCAAGGGACAGTGaataaaggagaaaaaaagatTGTGAAGAAAGTAAATTAAACCTTGGGCCTTATCTTACCAGTATTATAATTCAGTGGGTGTGCATCTTTTATCTCACTTTCTTCCCTTTTGAGGAAGTGTTATTTATTATACAACTAGGTCAAGCTGGGGGCGGAAGTTCCAAACAGTCAACTTCTAAAGATAACTTCTGCCCTatgtttaaaacataaaatggGCCACAAACTTAGAAAAGATGTAAAACTATGCGAAATGTCACAATTACATTGGTCATTCATGCGGTAGCttgatgaaattttaaaatttctgaaATTTCTAAAATCaaaagatttatattaaaaatcataaaatttgttGGTCGTGTCATGCTGGTAAAGAAAcaagtgttgttgttgttgatggtACAATTAACAAGTGTCTATGTTTTAGGTTGGGAGGTATTAAGCTCACCGAGTACTAAGTGCACCTCTCAAAGGATTAAAAGAATAATGATGATGGAAAACTATTTATAGGTGCTGAAACTAGGAACTGAAAAGTAATATAACACTAATGTGAGGGGGTATCTGTATATGCTCAAAATAACAACATGTGAACCATCAACTTTGAAATTTGGTGTCTTAATGTTATGACAAAGgattaataatattgtaattcTCAATTTCAGGTCCCACATTAGTTATAATACTTAGGAAAATATTACTCATCTAACAATATTCACATGGATGagaaaaatttaatgtttagaGATAGCtgatttaaataatgatataaataataaaattatttttaaagttactttatgtttgaataatatttaaaaatatattagcaATAAAATGAtgtaataatttaacttttattgttAATAGTAATGGTTTCCACAGGATAATTGTttgtgataaataaataatattaaatattttttcataatattaaattttaatttattgtatttaaaaatataattatagattGACATTAATAGTATAAACTTATTATtggaaattattattattaagtatactttgtcatttatatttcatgaaataattgaattgagatataaattataaaatagacaTTTGAGTAattttagtaataattcaaagttggaaagaaaaatgaaaatgagataagaatgtagaaaaaaatgaaataaatagacaataatataaaatgggTGATATATCATATGGTGATTAATTGTTCTTATATTTATCATAGTAATAagaattgtttaattaataaagcACGTTGACTataaaaaagaagggcattaccgaaggctagaagccctcggaaacaacTCAAAatcgtcggtaaaaggtaattaccgaaggcttattgACGGCCAAAGAGTCCTCGGTAAAttccttgtcgctaacatttattgagggctttcgcccttcggtaattaccgagggccaaaagccttcggtaatttccgaagggcgaaaaaaaaaaacagggcgCTGGGCTGCTGCAGAATGTGATGCTAGAGTGTTAAACATATGATTGAAAATTAAGAGatattatacaataaaattaagagATATAAACCTCAATCTGGATTATGTATTTTACTACtgcaacttgaagagaaccaaaACTAAGGCTTGCACTGTGAAATAGAATATGTTGAACTGAAGTTCTATCAtacaatacaaataatttatatgccCTTTGTCCAAGTCATAAATCTTCACCAGTTACAAAGCCTAAGAAACTGCCAAATGTTTGGATATAGAACCAGAAATGATAAGAATCAAATATGTGGAACTAATAACTATGACCTGGTCAGATCTAAAACTAAACCAGTTCAAAGAGCCACACACTTTGCACATATAAAAGCAAAAATCAGCTAAGGCAAAAAACTTAGCAACCAAACTTCAGTTCCTTCTAACACTCACCCTTTACTACAAGCTTAACCAAAGTATCAAACCAAGCAAGCATAGTACTTACagcttttttcttatttatttatttagtaagcATCTTAGTGCTCTTTTTCtgtcaaataaattttacatttctagttgaattattttatctaaCACTATTGAGATaccagataaaaaaaatgatccaTAGttacataaaaagatataaaagttaTGGTGATGGAGAATAAAAGATCAATTTCCAGAAATATATAAGAACAAGCATATATAAGATCAATTTCCAGAAGGATAAAAGATCAATTGTTGTGGTAAATTACATCCAT
This window of the Vigna angularis cultivar LongXiaoDou No.4 chromosome 7, ASM1680809v1, whole genome shotgun sequence genome carries:
- the LOC108337753 gene encoding plant cysteine oxidase 3 isoform X1 → MEKSKIQMLYDASHALFSQKELPTFQQIHYVKDLLDKIEAMDLGIDELGMCDSPLSDASGDSSKGLVCGQSFSEITYIHIHECDNFSMGVFCLPAGKVFPLHDHPEMTVLSKLLYGSAYVKAYDWIALDCSGTQTVGLGGKVVDEVMKTPHEPSILFPRSGGNIHSFTALTPCAILDVLSPPYSEDFGRPSTYFSDIPIPSLHGYAILEERSVPSDLVVRGAPYIGPPIVTVNQYQF
- the LOC108337753 gene encoding plant cysteine oxidase 3 isoform X3, with the translated sequence MEKSKIQMLYDASHALFSQKELPTFQQIHYVKDLLDKIEAMDLGIDELGMCDSPLSDASGDSSKGLVCGQSFSEITYIHIHECDNFSMGVFCLPAGKVFPLHDHPEMTVLSKLLYGSAYVKAYDWIALDCSGTQTDVLSPPYSEDFGRPSTYFSDIPIPSLHGYAILEERSVPSDLVVRGAPYIGPPIVTVNQYQF
- the LOC108337753 gene encoding plant cysteine oxidase 3 isoform X2, whose product is MEKSKIQMLYDASHALFSQKELPTFQQIHYVKDLLDKIEAMDLGIDELGMCDSPLSDASGDSSKGLVCGQSFSEITYIHIHECDNFSMGVFCLPAGKVFPLHDHPEMTVLSKLLYGSAYVKAYDWIALDCSGTQTGLGGKVVDEVMKTPHEPSILFPRSGGNIHSFTALTPCAILDVLSPPYSEDFGRPSTYFSDIPIPSLHGYAILEERSVPSDLVVRGAPYIGPPIVTVNQYQF